In Plectropomus leopardus isolate mb chromosome 20, YSFRI_Pleo_2.0, whole genome shotgun sequence, one DNA window encodes the following:
- the LOC121960077 gene encoding C-type mannose receptor 2-like — MSIQDISERLWVRTQIGTEIYWIGLNDQVTEGVWEWSDGSPYIPYIEYWMPGQPDNWGDEPGEDCGQVVGSSFGRWNDEPCGIKRKYICKHLNPDPAPQCDLANGWNPHGSNCYKLKT, encoded by the exons ATGAGCATCCAGGACATCAGTGAGAGG CTGTGGGTGAGGACACAGATCGGCACAGAGATCTACTGGATTGGCCTGAATGACCAAGTTACAGAAGGCGTCTGGGAGTGGAGTGATGGAAGTCCGTATATACCCTACATAGA GTACTGGATGCCAGGTCAGCCTGATAACTGGGGTGATGAACCCGGGGAGGACTGCGGTCAGGTGGTAGGATCCAGCTTTGGACGCTGGAATGACGAGCCCTGCGGTATTAAAAGGAAATACATCTGCAAGCACTTGAACC cGGATCCTGCCCCACAGTGTGACTTGGCGAACGGCTGGAACCCGCACGGCTCCAACTGCTACAAGCTGAAG ACATGA